The region GCGGCGGCCGCGCCTATCGAACTCCCCTCTACCCGCTGACGCCCGTTCTCTTCATCCTCGTCACGCTGGGCCTGATCGCAAGCGATCTCGCCGCGAGCCAGTGGCGCGCGGCGGCGGGGATCCTCGTGGCGGCCCTGGGGTTCCCGATCTACCACGTCTGGAAGGGCCGGTCCGCAACGTAACCCGCGGGGTGCCATGACGGAAACGCTCGGCGCGGGCGCGCGCCTCGGCCACTACCGCATCCGGAACAAGCTCGGCTCCGGAGGCATGGGCGAGGTCTATCGTGCCGAGGACCTGCGGCTCGAGCGCCACGTCGCGATCAAGGTTCTCGCGCGGAGCGACGCCGCGGACCGAACCTCCGTCGACCGCCTGCTCCGCGAAGCGAAGCTCGCGTCGTCGCTGAGCCATCCGGGGATCGTGACGGTGCACTCGGTCGAGGAGGCGGATCAGACGCACTTCCTCGTCATGGAGCTGGTCGAAGGGGAGACGCTCCGGGACCGGCTCGCGAGGGCGCCGCTTCCGCTCGAAGAGATCGTCTCGCTCGGAGCCCAGACCGCCGAGGCTCTGGACGCGGCGCACCGCGCGGGACTCATCCACCGGGACGTCAAGTCCACGAACATCCTGGTCACGCCGGAAGGCCGCGCCAAGGTCGCCGACTTCGGTCTCGCGAAGCGGCTCCCCGGGTCCGGAACCGATGCGGACGTGACGGCCATGGCCTCGCTCACCGCGACCGGGGCGATCGTGGGCACCGTCTCCTACATGTCCCCCGAGCAGTCGCGCGGCGAGTCGCTCGATGCCCGGACCGACATCTTCTCCCTGGGAGTCGTCCTCTACGAGGCCGCGACCGGCCGGCTCCCCTTCGAGGGACCGACCACCTTGACCGTGCTCCACGAGATCGCGCTGGTGGAGCCCCCCGCGCCGTCACGCGTCCGGGCCGGACTGCCGCGCTCGCTCGATCACGTGATCCTCCGCGCGATGGCGAAGAAGCGGGAGCGGCGGTTCGAGACCGCGGGAGAGCTGGCCCGCGCGCTGCGCGATCTCCTGCAGGAGGACGCCACGTCCGGGCGCGATCTCGCGCGTGCCGGCGTCACGGCCGGATCTCCCTCTGGGCGGCAGGGGCGGGTCCGGAACAACCTGCCGGTTCCGCTCACGAGCTTCGTCGGACGGCACGACGAGATGGAAGAGGCCTCGAGACTCCTCGAGACGCATCGCCTCGTCACGCTCGCCGGCGCGGGGGGATGCGGCAAGTCGCGTCTCTCGATCCACGTCGCGCGCAACGTGCTCGAGTCGTTTCCCGACGGCGTGTGGCTCGTGGAGCTGGCCTCCCTGTCCGACCCGGGGCTCCTTCCCCAGAGGATCGCGGCGGCCATGGGCGTTCGCGAGGAGCCGGACCGGCCCGTGCTCGAGACGCTCGGGGACGCGCTCTCCGAACGGACGGTCCTGATCCTCCTCGACAATTGCGAGCACATGACGTCCGCGTGCGCGTCCGTGGCGGCGTCGCTCCTCGATGCCGCTCCGGCCGTTCGAATCCTCGCGACGAGCCGGGAGCCTGTGGGGGTGCCGGGAGAGAGCCTGCTGCGCGTCCCTCCGCTCGAGACTCCGGATCCGGCGCGACAGCGCTCCCGCCGCGAGCTGGGACGATTCGAGTCGGTCCGCCTCTTCGTGGAGCGCGCCGCGGCCGCGAGTCCGTCGTTCGCCCTGAACGACGAGAACGCGGCGACCGTGGGACAGATCTGCGCGCGGCTCGACGGGATCCCGCTCGCGATCGAGCTGGCGGCCGCTCGCATCCGGGTGCTGCCGGTCCCGCAGATCCTGGTTCGTCTCGAGGACCGGTTCCGTCTGCTCACGTCCGGCGGAGCGGCGCTTCCCCATCACCAAACCCTCCGCGCGACGGTCGACTGGAGCTACGAGCTCTTGAGCGAGCCGGAGCGCGCGCTCTTCGACCGGCTCAGCTGCTTCGCGGGCGGCGCGACGCTGGAGGCGGTCGAGGCGATCTGCTCGGGAGACGGGATCGCCGAGACCGACGTCCTGGACCTTCTCGCCAATCTCGTCGACAAGTCCCTCGTGGTGCCCGAGACCGGCGCGGGGAATACCGCGAGATACCGGCTCCTCGAGACCCTGCGCGCGTACGGCGCCGAGCGGCTCGATCGCGCGGGGCATCGCGAGACGGTGGCGGCGCGGCACGCGCGCACGTTCCTCGGACTCGCCGAGGAGTCGGAGCCCAAGCTGAGCGGAGGAGGCGAGTCGGAGTGGCTCGCCCGTCTCGAGGAAGAGCACGACAACCTGCGGCGTGCAGGCGGGTGGCTTCTCGAGGCCGGACATGCCGAGGAGCTCCTTCGCCTCGTCGGCGCGCTCTGGAGATTCTGGCGCATCCATGGCCATCTCGGAGAAGGCAGGCGCCGCATCGAGGCGGCTCTCGCGTTGCCCGACGGAGATCGCGCTCCCTACGCGCGCGCGAAGGCGCTCCTCGGAGCGGCCGCGCTGGCGAGGAGCCAGGGCGACTACGAGACCGCGTCCACGCGGCTCCAGGAAGCGCTCCCGATCGCGCGCGCCACCGGCAATCGTGAGACCGCCGCGTCCATCCTCAACGAGATGGGGAACGTCGCGGACGATCAGAGCAAGCTGGCGGAAGCGGAGGCCCGCTTCCAGGAGTGTCTCGCCATCCGGCGCGAGCTGGGCGACCGGTGGGGAATGGCCATGGTGCTCCACAACCTGGGAGTCGTGGCCCAGGGCCGCCTCCACTTCGAGGAAGCGAGAGCGCTCTACACGCAGTCCATCGGCTTGAGCCGGGAGGTGGGCTGGCTCGAAGGAGAGGGTGGGACCCGAAACGCGCTCGGAAGCATCGAGCTGGACCTCGGCAACCACGAGGCCGCGCGGCAGCACCACGAGGCGGCCCTCGCCATCCATCGGAAGCTCGGGAGCCGGCCGTTCGTCGCGTACTCGCTCCGAGAGCAGGGAAGAGCGTTGACCGGCCTGGGGCGTCACTCCGAAGCGCGGCGTCTGCTGACGGAGAGCATCGAGACCTACCGCGCGCTCGGGGATTTGCTCGGCACGGTCGAGACGCTCGAGCACTTCGCCGTCCTGGATGCCGGAGAAGAGCGGGACGAGCGGGCGCTCCTTCTGGCCGGCGCGGCCGACGCGCAACGCTCGAGCCTGGGTGCGCCGCGCAGTGAACCGGACCGCGAGAACCTCGAGCGGAGCTTGAAGCCGGCGCGCGACCGGCTCGGGCTCGAGCGATCGGCGTCGGCTACGGAGGCTGGCAGCGCGATGCCGCTCGACAGGGCGATCGTCATGGCGACGGAGGAACTACATAAACCATTGACATAGGCCAAGTTGTCTGTTAGTATCTACCTCCTCAGGGCGCGACCAACTCGGGGGCTCCGTGCGCCGAAACAGCTCGGTCATCGCACTCGCGTTCGCGTTCCTCCTCCTCCCTTCGTGGACACTCGCGAAACCCCCGAAGCTGAACGTGACGACGAGCCCTCCCTCGGGCTCCGGCGGGACGACGCTCTCGGGCACGCTCGTCAAGAAGTCGAGCGCGACCACGAGCTGGTATCTCTATCCCGGCGCCTGCGTCCAGCGGGCCCTCGGCACCTGGAGCCCGAAGAGCTCGGCCGTCGCCGATAGCCTCCAGCCACACGGGAGCTTCCCGAACTCGGGCGGGTACACGGACGGTCAGCCGGTCCCCGGCTCGAACACGATCGCGTACACCCGCGCGGACCTCCTGTCCTTGCAGAAGCTGTGGGGCGTCGTGGATGCCTCGACGCCCGCGGGGCAGCGCCCCGCCATCATCGACGGGAGCCGCAGTCTCTGGTGCGGGAAGTTCGAGACGGGGTGGACGATCTCGGTCGGATATCCGAACAACACCTACCAGATCCTGTACCTCGACACGGGCACGCACGGCGGCAACTACACCCTCACGTTCGAAGGCGACATCAGCACCGAGCTGAACTACGACTTCCTGCACGTGATCGGAGGCGGAACCGACACGGCGGCCGCGAACGGGAACCGGGATCCGCTCGGCAACCGGCGCGATTACTTCGACTCCATCATCCACACCGGTTCCGGCGGGCCCGACGGCAACGGACACGTGATCGTGACGTTCACGGGCAGCATCACCTCCGCCCAGTCGGTGTCGTCCGGCGCCGGCACCATCGAGGGCAACGGCTCGGGTCAACCCAACACGGTGAGCTATTCGATCAGCGGAATTCCGGATCGAGCCGTGTACCTGGTTCTCGTCTCGGATGCGGAAACCTCCTCGGAAGACGGCCTCTGGCCGGAGGGCGACGGCGCCGTCCTCGACCTCGTTCAGGTGAGCGACAACGGCTCGATCTACAACGACCAGACGGCCGGTGTGGCGCTCGATCCCCATGACGGAACGGTGCTCACGGGCACGTATGGATCGTTCGGGTGCGTCTCCGCACGCACGGCAGCCGGCGTGGGAGAGCTCTGGCAGCTCGCGCCGGGGACCGAGAACCCGACCTCGGATGGATGCGCGCCGGCGAAGACGCTGGGTTCCGACCTCTTCTTCGAGGGCGGTGAGCCGAACTTCAACACGTCTCTCGCGGCGCACGCCGCGTTCGTCACGTGCACCTTCCCGATCGGGGCGGGCAACGCCTCGGTCGTGGCCCAGTGGAACCGGCACATGGATCTGCCCCGGTACTCCGGTCTCTATCAGATGACGGACTACCGTTACTTCAAGGATGGAACGTGGTCTTCCTGGAAGAGCATGAACCTGGCCGGAGGCTTGAGCGGAGAAGGGCTTCGATCCTGGGGGGTGGAGCGCGCGGAACTCGCGGAGGCCGCTCGGGCCGACTCGGTCCAGCTCCGGTTTGGGATCCAGTGTGTCGCGAGCACGGCCGCGGACCAGGCGAACTGCAACACGTCCATCCTCAACGCGCTCCTCTACGATGACCTCCGGCTCGAGGTCACGAGCGGCGTTCCGGCGCCGGTCCTCGGAATCGCGCCCGCCTCGCTTCCGCAGACCACCTTCATCGACGGCGCCCAGGGAGGGGTGAACTGCGGCGCGGCTCCGTGCTGGCCGGGCCTGCGCGGTTCGGCCCTCGGAACGATCGCGTCCCGCAACCTCGCCGTGCACGACAACTTCAACTCGCCGTTCGGAGATTCCATCACGATCGCATGCGCGAGCCCCCTTCGCCGTGGCGGGATGGGCATCAACTGGAGGCGCGGATTCTCGAAGAGCGTGAACTCCGGCGAGCTCGGATCCCCGGGTGCGGAGTACGCGTTCCTGAACGCGTCCTACAACGCGGCGGTCGACGTGCCCCGGATGATCTTCCGGCTCTTCGACCCCGCGACGAAGACGTGGAGCCCCTGGGACTCCACCGAGCTCGTGGCCGATGCCGTGGTCGCCGCCGCGGAGACGACCGTCATCTACAGCGGATATCAGACCAACTGGCCGCCGTATGACAAATCCGTCGCGAACGCCTCGTTGCCCGGAGGGTTCACCGTGAACGGAGTCTCCGCCTACAACGGGCTCCGTTTCCTCCCGCGCGGCGCGCGGGTCCAGTACTACTTCAAGGCGACGGACATCCATGGAGGGGTGGCGTACCGGTTCACATCGGATGCGCCTCCGTACGAAACGGAGGATCTTCCGACGCTGCCCGGAAGCGCGATCAAGGCTCCCGACATCATGGAGTTCCGTGTCCTCCCTGGTGTGTACGCGCCCGGCCCCGCCGGCTCGCTTCTGGCGGGGCGGACGAACACGCCGCTCCTGAACCTCGACCGCTCCTATGGAACGTGGTCCTTCGGCTACGACCCGGTGACCCAGGCGCTGCGCGGCCTCGGCGTCCGGGCGGACCGCTACCGGTTCCTCCCGAGCGTGGTCACCGCGAACGGCATCGGCGGCCGCGAGCTGCCCGCGTCGAGGATCGATCGGCCCGGGAACTACTTCCCGAACCGGGTCGACTGGGCGCTCGTCGACTCCCTCGGCGCCTGGTACCGGATCCTCATCGAGTCGGGGCACACCCGCACCGTCACCGCCTTCGACGAGCAGGACGCGATCACGACCGAGGAGTGGTGGCGGAGCAATACGGGGACGGACGCGGGAGACCGGTGCCTGTTCGCGAGCGGAGACAACCTCTTCAACCTTCTTCTCAATACCGGCGGTGTCGTGACCCTGAATCAGGTGAGCCTCGCCCAGAACGTCTTCGGGGTCTTCTCCGCGATCGACAACTGGGCCATCGGCAACGCGTATCCCACGATCGACGATCGGTTCACCGGCGGCAACGGTGTCGGTCTCGCCGCGCCGGGAACATTCACCTATCCGGTGGACGGCGGCTGTCCGGGTCTGAACCGCTTCGATGCCCTCACGAAGGTCGGAGACGTGGACGCCGTGGTCGGGGCCACGTATCCCAGCGGATCCATCGCCGCGATCGCCCGCGCACGCGAGGTGGACAACACGGCCGACCGTGACCTGAACAAGGCTCTGGGTTACGGCTTCTCGATGCAGTTCATCCGCAACCCTTCGTATGGCGTCTCGAACGCCAATTACACTCGCGCCGGCGTCGAGAACCGGATGCGCGTGCTGTACCGGTTCCTCACGGGCTGCCGCGGCACTCGCGAAGCGGACGATCTCTCCTGCTGGCCCTGCCCGACCCCAGGCGCGGCCGTGCCGACGGTTCCGCAGATGCAGGCCGAGTGGGCCCTCCAGTCGGCGGGATTCCAGACGTCCACGTACGGACCGCTCTACCCGATCCAGGCCGCGGCGCTCGTGACCTTGGTGGAGCCACCGGCCACGCCGCCCGCACCGTTCGTGAACGCCCTCGGTCAGAACCGCCCGAACCCGTTCAATCCGGAGACCACGATCCCCTACAGCCTCGCCACGCCGGGCCGCGTCACGATCCGCATCTACGACATCGCGGGCCGGCTCGTGCGGACGCTCGTGGACGGCCCGGCCCAGGCCGGTCCGCACGCTGTCCGGTGGAACGGTGCCACGAACGAAGGCTCCTCGACGGCGAGCGGCGTGTACTTCTACAAGATCGAGTATCCCGACGGCGCGGTCAGCTCGAGGAAGATGATCCTGCTGCGGTAGGAATGAACGAGCAGCAGCCAAGTGCCACGCGGTCCTAGAGTCGGCGCGTGTTCCCAACGGCTGCTGTATACTGGCCAGCACTCCCGCAACCAATTCGAACTCGAGGCCCTGCATGGGTTGGGTACTCGCATTGCTCATGGCACTCTCACCCCTACTGGGGCCGGGGCGCGCCATTGCGTCTCCTATAGTTCACGAACGCCAGGCGCAGCCACCTCCCGACTGGCGCCGAGCCATGAAGACACCACAGAGTGTTACAGCGCCGATACCTCAGCCCGGTGACGAGCTGTGGTGGAACGGGTTCTCGCTGCCTTCCCTGGATGGATGGGTAAACGCAATCGGGCAGTTTGAAGGGAAGATCGTTGTCGGGGGAAGATTCACGCAAGTTGGCGGTATTCAGGCGGGCAATATCGCGGCGTGGGACGGATATCGGTGGACGGCGCTAGCAACCGGTACGAATGACGACATCATGTGTATCGCAGTCTACCGCGGCGAGTTGATCGCCGGCGGTCGCTTCCAGCAGATCGATGGCGTTGAAGCGCGTGGCGTCGCGCGTTGGAACGGCGCCCGATGGTCACCACTCGGCACGGGCCTCTCCACGCCGAATTGGATGAACCCTGCCGTGAACGCGCTCTATGTGCAAGACGATCAGCTCTTGGCGACTGGCGAATTCACCATGGCGGGCGACTCGGTCGTGAACCACGTGGCCCAATGGGACGGTACTGTCTGGCGCCCGATCGGCAGCGGAGTGCCATTCCCCGGAAGCGCCGTGACCCGTTTCGGCGACCAGGTGTTCGTTGGGGGCGAGTTCAGCGTGGAGAATCCCGGTCCCGGGTTGGCCAAGTGGGACGGCGCGTCATGGCAGCCCATTGCGATGGAACCCCTGTCGAGCGGATACGTCGGGGTTCGCGCGTTCACGACGTTCCAGGATGGGCTCATCGTCGGCGGATACTTCGAAGGCGTGGCAGGTGTTCCGGCTCACAACGTCGCTCGATGGAACGGCTCTGGTTGGACACCGCATGGATCCGCGGGGCCGGACTACGTCTACGCCTTGACCGCGCATGACGACACGCTGCGGGTCGCCGGCGTCAACGAGTACTACGAGGTGCTCGCCGTCCACAACTGGTCCGGATCCGAGTGGATCCAGCTTCCGGGTCTCTATGGTCAGGCCATGAGCCTTCTCTCGACCGATCAAGGTCTCGTGGCAGGAGGAGTCATTTCTGCTCGAACCGAGGATGCGCGGCGGTTCGCGACGGGCGTTGCGGCTTGGGATGGATCGAGCTGGTCGGGACTCCAGCAATGGACGGAGAACATGAATGGCCTCCAGTCCTGGTACGGTCTCCTTCCTGCGGTCTCTGCCCTTGCCATGTACAAGGACCACGTGCTCGCGGGGGGGTACTTCGATTACTGCGGAGATCCACCTGGATACGTCCGAGCCAATGGAATCGCGTCCTGGGACGGAGATCGCTGGACACCATTCCCCTGGTACTCGTCCATCGACCCTCCTTCGACGTTCCACGTGGAGCAGGACACGTTGTACGCGGGCGGGTACTTCGACAACTGGTTCGGCCCAGAGGCTCCCGTGCCTGTTTTCCGCTATGACGGGCTCAACTGGACTCCCTTGGACACACTCTCCCTCTTGGTAACCGGCATCGCGCGCTATCAGGGGGACCTCTACATTGCCGGGAGAAGGGTGTCACTGAGCCATCCCGCGTCCCAGGGGGTCTACAGGTGGAGTGGCACGCAGTGGGTTTCGATTGGACCGGTGTCTGGAGTGGATTACGCAGGGGTCTCCACGATGGCCGTCTTTCAGGACAAGCTCGTCGTGGGAGGAGAATTCGATCGCATCGCCACAGTGAATGCATCGGGAATCGCTTCGTGGGATGGAACCCGTTGGGTGCCCATGGGACCGGAAGTAACCGGAGGATCGGCATTGCCTGCGGTCGCGGATCTCGAAGTTCACCATGGTCAGCTCATCGCCGCATCAGACCGAGTGTTTCGCTTCGATGGAAGCCAGTGGTCGGACATGGGCTCGATCCGGGGCGTTTACAACCTCGGAAGCGTAGGAGGACAACTCTTTGGAGGCGGGTGGCCTCACCGGTCGGGGGGGCTGGCCACCAATGGGCCCGTGCGCTGGGATGGGCTCGATTGGCAAGCGCTCGGGTCCGGCACGAACGGCCCGGTTCGTGTCTTTCTCGGCAACGGAGGGCACGTCTTCATGGGGGGAACGTTCACCCGAGCGGGCGGTGTCAGTTCCTTCGCCATCGCCCGATGGGACGGACTGTCGGAATCGGTCACACCAGGGACACCCGCAGCTCTGGTGAAGGCGGCTCCGAACCCATTCCGTGAGTCCTTGTCATTCTCCCTGCAACTTCGGATTCCTGGTGACCTGCGCGTTGCCGTGTATGACCTTCATGGCCGTGAACTGGTGGTCCTAGCGGATGGACATTGGTCGGTGGGGAGCCATCCGATCGTGTGGGACGGACGTGATCGAAGAGGAGTTCGGGTTGGTTCGGGTATCTATTTCCTGAGCCTTCGGGGTCCGGGCGACAGGTCGCAGACTGTGAAAGTCGTTCGAATGAAGTAGTACTCGGGAGAGAGGTCGCAGAGAAGGGAAGCTGGGAAGAGGCGCGCAGCGCCTGGCGGAGCTGAACCCTACCGAATCAGCACCATCTTCACGCGCGCTTCCGTCTTCGTGGCCGTTGCCGCGCGTGCGTAGTACGTGCCCGAAGGCGCCTCGTGCCCCTGATCGTCCCTGCCGTCCCACACCACGCGATGCGTCCCCGCGGGGAAGTGCGAATCGGTGATCGCGCGGACGAGCTGCCCGCGCGCGTTGTACACGCGGACCGCGACGCGCCCGGCACGCTGCGTGGTGAAGGTGATCGACGTGCCCTCCTTGCGGAACGGGTTGGGCACGTTCTGGCGCAGCGTCAGCTCGGGAGCGGGACCCGGAGCGGCATTGGTATTGAGCTTCGGATAGGCGAAACCGCGGAACCGGCGGCCGGCCCCGTTCGAGTACGCCTCGAACTGGAGCGGAACGTTCCTTCCCGCGTAGCCATGCGAGCGGAGCAGCGCTTCCACCTCGGCCCGGTCCCACGAGACGTCGATCGCGTGCTTCCCCGCGATGCGCCGGTCGGTGAAGACCGGGAAGACGTTCCCCGTCGCCGCATCCCCGATCGGCAGCAGATCCTCGAGCGTGGGGCTCGGCACGAAGTTGAGACGAAGGCGCACGCCCTCGAGCGGCCCGTCGAACGACGAGCACTGGTATCCCGCCGCGATCGTCTCGTCGGGGAAGCTGAGCGTGACGGTCATCTTTCCGGCCGAGGAGCCCGGCTTGTTGGGCTGGACCTGGACGGTCATGGGAAGCGGGGTGACGCAGTTGTAGATGTGCTGCCCCCGCCAGACATGGGGCCCGTTCTGCATGGACGTGAAGAGGAAGTAGTTGAACGGGATTCCCTCGGGCGTCTGGTGCACGTACGAGGACACGTCCGGGTCGGAGTCCGCGGTGAGATCGTCCACCGCGATCGAGCACTTGGCCTTGGTCTCGAGGTGGAGCATCCAGATGTCCGGGAGCTCGTTCTCGTTCTCCGCCTTGGGGGCGTGGTAGTAGATCACCTTGCCGTCGCTCGACCAGTCCGGCGAGCCATGGAACACGGGCGCCGGGTTCAGCTCCGCAAGCGTGATGACGTGCGGAGAAGGCGTACCGAGCTCCGCGATGGCGATGCAGGGCGGACCGAACATGTTCGTCATGAACGCGATCCGGCTCCCGTCGGGGTTGAACGCCGGAGCCTGCTCCGCGAACCGGTCGTCGAACGTGCGCCGCGTGGGCGTGCCCACGGCCGGGAACACCTCGATCGTGTACAGGTCGAGGCTCAGCCCCGAGGCGCTCGATTCGAACACGAGGCTTCGGCCGTCCGGGCTCCAGTCGGGCCGGCGAAGACTCACGGCAGGGTCTCCCGGAACGACCAGGATCCGGTCTCCGACCGGCGTGGCGGCCTCCGCGATGTCGTCGGAGATCGCGTACTCCTGCACGTAGATGGCCGGACTCAGACCGAAGAAGTTGGTCTCCACGTACGCGAGGAAGCGCCCGTCCATGCTCCACGCCGGATCGAGGTAGGACACCATGCCGGTGGGATCCCGGAGCATGGGGACCCGCGCCTCGTTCAAGGGCATGTTCACCCCCGCGCGCGCGACGTTCCGGTGGAGCCAGATCTCGCGGGTCCCTTCCCTGCGGGGAACCGGGCTGCGCGTGGTGAAGCAGAAGTAGCGCTCCACTCCGTCGGTTGCCGGGAGCGGACGCCAGGTCCCGGTCTCACACCGGTTGTAGATCTGGCTGTCGATGGTGATGGGGTCGAACGAGCCGCGGAATCCGGCATCGGCCGGAGACGGCGCGAGAATCGAGAGGAGTCCGAGAGTTACGAGAGCGCGGATGCGGAACACGCCTCCTCCTTGCCGGGAACGACCAGGGGACACTATCACAAACGTGCGGCAAGATCAATGGAAGCGTCTGGGAACACAGCGGAAAACGCGCTATACTGATAGGTCCGAGTTCGGCTGGTTGTTCGCGGACCGTCGCACCCCCTCGAGGGCCGTGTCCTCATGACCTCGGACCCCGGACAGATCTCCCATTATCGCATCGAGTCCGTCCTCGGCCAGGGCGGGATGGGAGTGGTCTACCTCGCCGAGGACCTGCTCCTGCGCCGCCGCGTCGCGCTCAAGTTCCTCACCCCGAGCCTCTCGCGCGACGCCGACGCCCGGCGCCGCCTCCTCAACGAAGGGAGAGCCGCGGCGACGCTCGGCCATCCCAACGCCGCGGTCCTCTACGAAGTCGGAGCGGACGGGGACGACCTCTTCCTCGCCATGGAGTACGTGCCCGGCGTGACGCTGAAGGAGCACGCCGCCGAGGGCGCGCTTCCCTGGGTCGAGGTCGTGGACGTCGCGCTCGGCATGCTGGCCGCGCTGCGTGAGGCCCACGCGAAGGGGATCGTCCACCGCGACATCAAGCCCCAGAACGTCCGGCGCACGCCGGACGGACGGATCAAGGTGCTGGACTTCGGGCTGGCGAAGGTCCTGGGCGGGAGCACCATCACGCGCGAGGGCTCCCTCCTGGGCACGGTCGCGTACATGTCGCCGCAGCAGGTCGTCGGCGAGGAGGTGGACGGCCGCACGGATCTGTACTCGACGGGAGTCGTGCTCTACGAG is a window of Candidatus Eisenbacteria bacterium DNA encoding:
- a CDS encoding protein kinase, coding for MTETLGAGARLGHYRIRNKLGSGGMGEVYRAEDLRLERHVAIKVLARSDAADRTSVDRLLREAKLASSLSHPGIVTVHSVEEADQTHFLVMELVEGETLRDRLARAPLPLEEIVSLGAQTAEALDAAHRAGLIHRDVKSTNILVTPEGRAKVADFGLAKRLPGSGTDADVTAMASLTATGAIVGTVSYMSPEQSRGESLDARTDIFSLGVVLYEAATGRLPFEGPTTLTVLHEIALVEPPAPSRVRAGLPRSLDHVILRAMAKKRERRFETAGELARALRDLLQEDATSGRDLARAGVTAGSPSGRQGRVRNNLPVPLTSFVGRHDEMEEASRLLETHRLVTLAGAGGCGKSRLSIHVARNVLESFPDGVWLVELASLSDPGLLPQRIAAAMGVREEPDRPVLETLGDALSERTVLILLDNCEHMTSACASVAASLLDAAPAVRILATSREPVGVPGESLLRVPPLETPDPARQRSRRELGRFESVRLFVERAAAASPSFALNDENAATVGQICARLDGIPLAIELAAARIRVLPVPQILVRLEDRFRLLTSGGAALPHHQTLRATVDWSYELLSEPERALFDRLSCFAGGATLEAVEAICSGDGIAETDVLDLLANLVDKSLVVPETGAGNTARYRLLETLRAYGAERLDRAGHRETVAARHARTFLGLAEESEPKLSGGGESEWLARLEEEHDNLRRAGGWLLEAGHAEELLRLVGALWRFWRIHGHLGEGRRRIEAALALPDGDRAPYARAKALLGAAALARSQGDYETASTRLQEALPIARATGNRETAASILNEMGNVADDQSKLAEAEARFQECLAIRRELGDRWGMAMVLHNLGVVAQGRLHFEEARALYTQSIGLSREVGWLEGEGGTRNALGSIELDLGNHEAARQHHEAALAIHRKLGSRPFVAYSLREQGRALTGLGRHSEARRLLTESIETYRALGDLLGTVETLEHFAVLDAGEERDERALLLAGAADAQRSSLGAPRSEPDRENLERSLKPARDRLGLERSASATEAGSAMPLDRAIVMATEELHKPLT
- a CDS encoding FlgD immunoglobulin-like domain containing protein, which encodes MRRNSSVIALAFAFLLLPSWTLAKPPKLNVTTSPPSGSGGTTLSGTLVKKSSATTSWYLYPGACVQRALGTWSPKSSAVADSLQPHGSFPNSGGYTDGQPVPGSNTIAYTRADLLSLQKLWGVVDASTPAGQRPAIIDGSRSLWCGKFETGWTISVGYPNNTYQILYLDTGTHGGNYTLTFEGDISTELNYDFLHVIGGGTDTAAANGNRDPLGNRRDYFDSIIHTGSGGPDGNGHVIVTFTGSITSAQSVSSGAGTIEGNGSGQPNTVSYSISGIPDRAVYLVLVSDAETSSEDGLWPEGDGAVLDLVQVSDNGSIYNDQTAGVALDPHDGTVLTGTYGSFGCVSARTAAGVGELWQLAPGTENPTSDGCAPAKTLGSDLFFEGGEPNFNTSLAAHAAFVTCTFPIGAGNASVVAQWNRHMDLPRYSGLYQMTDYRYFKDGTWSSWKSMNLAGGLSGEGLRSWGVERAELAEAARADSVQLRFGIQCVASTAADQANCNTSILNALLYDDLRLEVTSGVPAPVLGIAPASLPQTTFIDGAQGGVNCGAAPCWPGLRGSALGTIASRNLAVHDNFNSPFGDSITIACASPLRRGGMGINWRRGFSKSVNSGELGSPGAEYAFLNASYNAAVDVPRMIFRLFDPATKTWSPWDSTELVADAVVAAAETTVIYSGYQTNWPPYDKSVANASLPGGFTVNGVSAYNGLRFLPRGARVQYYFKATDIHGGVAYRFTSDAPPYETEDLPTLPGSAIKAPDIMEFRVLPGVYAPGPAGSLLAGRTNTPLLNLDRSYGTWSFGYDPVTQALRGLGVRADRYRFLPSVVTANGIGGRELPASRIDRPGNYFPNRVDWALVDSLGAWYRILIESGHTRTVTAFDEQDAITTEEWWRSNTGTDAGDRCLFASGDNLFNLLLNTGGVVTLNQVSLAQNVFGVFSAIDNWAIGNAYPTIDDRFTGGNGVGLAAPGTFTYPVDGGCPGLNRFDALTKVGDVDAVVGATYPSGSIAAIARAREVDNTADRDLNKALGYGFSMQFIRNPSYGVSNANYTRAGVENRMRVLYRFLTGCRGTREADDLSCWPCPTPGAAVPTVPQMQAEWALQSAGFQTSTYGPLYPIQAAALVTLVEPPATPPAPFVNALGQNRPNPFNPETTIPYSLATPGRVTIRIYDIAGRLVRTLVDGPAQAGPHAVRWNGATNEGSSTASGVYFYKIEYPDGAVSSRKMILLR
- a CDS encoding FlgD immunoglobulin-like domain containing protein yields the protein MFRIRALVTLGLLSILAPSPADAGFRGSFDPITIDSQIYNRCETGTWRPLPATDGVERYFCFTTRSPVPRREGTREIWLHRNVARAGVNMPLNEARVPMLRDPTGMVSYLDPAWSMDGRFLAYVETNFFGLSPAIYVQEYAISDDIAEAATPVGDRILVVPGDPAVSLRRPDWSPDGRSLVFESSASGLSLDLYTIEVFPAVGTPTRRTFDDRFAEQAPAFNPDGSRIAFMTNMFGPPCIAIAELGTPSPHVITLAELNPAPVFHGSPDWSSDGKVIYYHAPKAENENELPDIWMLHLETKAKCSIAVDDLTADSDPDVSSYVHQTPEGIPFNYFLFTSMQNGPHVWRGQHIYNCVTPLPMTVQVQPNKPGSSAGKMTVTLSFPDETIAAGYQCSSFDGPLEGVRLRLNFVPSPTLEDLLPIGDAATGNVFPVFTDRRIAGKHAIDVSWDRAEVEALLRSHGYAGRNVPLQFEAYSNGAGRRFRGFAYPKLNTNAAPGPAPELTLRQNVPNPFRKEGTSITFTTQRAGRVAVRVYNARGQLVRAITDSHFPAGTHRVVWDGRDDQGHEAPSGTYYARAATATKTEARVKMVLIR